A part of Vanessa tameamea isolate UH-Manoa-2023 chromosome 20, ilVanTame1 primary haplotype, whole genome shotgun sequence genomic DNA contains:
- the LOC113403789 gene encoding putative transporter svop-1 codes for MDLKSIQDQPKDESNDIKDQMQILEEALTLCKFGRFHLRLLAATLCAAVSLMTVTTTTSYILPIAECDLKMNIMHKGLLNGMPFFGQIGASLFAGFLIDSFGRRIFLVGGNSIIFICTIIEGSSQSYIMLLLTKLLEGIAISLCFSAISSYLTELCHLQVRDRLLILYSGFISVALIIAALSAWVILPIEFNYSVLDGYFELHSWNLFLYFCSIWSLFAVVIYWSLPETPKYLLSHGREKEALEVLKGIYSENSGNKKDTFPVKSLNKSGTIKPTQEISLKKQMVTSLFEAKELFRKPLIFKLIIFSFIFFSGLIVFTSLRLWYPQLSTIVENYAKDNGGSARFCVMINEYMQNLNPAITNATESLECVPKLSGSETYMNGLILGFAALISVGISALLVDYFGQKVLMFGILILSSICSTVLYWTNAPLQIAILISCSCALLQAALCLQQNIFVRFFPTKLRALAVSIIIMIGRVGSLTGNIIFPILLNVGCMAPFILSAVIPLGIAILVYFLPNVSKDNKVTGDK; via the exons ATggatttaaaaagtattcaagATCAGCCAAAAG ACGAATCAAACGATATAAAAGATCAAATGCAAATATTGGAGGAAGCTCTGACGCTTTGTAAATTTGGAAGATTTCACTTACGACTGTTAGCTGCTACGCTATGCGCAGCTGTGTCCTTAATGACGGTGACGACAACAACATCATACATTCTACCAATCGCCGAGtgtgatttaaaaatgaatataatgcaCAAAGGATTACTGAATGGAATGCCATtttttg GTCAAATAGGAGCAAGTCTTTTTGCAGGATTCCTAATAGACTCGTTTGGAAGAAGGATTTTCCTAGTTGGTGGTAAcagcataatatttatatgtacaataattgAGGGCTCAAGTCAAAGCTATATAATGCTCTTATTAACAAAACTTCTAGAAGGAATCGC aataAGTTTGTGCTTCAGCGCAATATCGTCATATCTAACTGAACTGTGTCATTTGCAAGTAAGAGATCGATTACTCATATTGTATTCTGGGTTCATATCTGTAGCTCTAATAATAGCTGCTCTCTCAGCCTGGGTGATATTACCAATAGAATTTAACTATTCAGTATTGGATGGATACTttg aATTACATTCATggaatttattcttatatttttgttctatttgGAGTTTATTTGCTGTTGTCATATACTGGTCACTACCAGAGACTCCTAAATATCTATTATCACACGGCAGAGAGAAGGAGGCTTTAGAGGTTCTCAAAGGGATATACAGTGAGAATAGTGGAAACAAAAAAGACACATTTCCT gtgAAATCATTGAATAAATCTGGAACGATAAAACCAACACAAGAGATAAGCCTCAAAAAACAAATGGTAACTAGTTTATTCGAAGCGAAGGAGCTGTTCCGGAAACCACTGATCTTTAagctcattattttttcattcatttttttttcgggTTTAATTGT attTACTTCTCTGAGACTTTGGTACCCGCAATTATCAACGATTGTAGAAAACTATGCCAAAGATAATGGAGGATCTGCTAGATTTTGTGTAATGATAAACGAGTATATGCAAAATCTAAACCCGGCTATTACAAATGCAACGGAATCACTTGAGTGTGTCCCG AAACTAAGTGGGAGTGAAACTTACATGAATGGACTTATATTGGGATTTGCTGCTCTAATAAGCGTCGGAATCAGTGCACTTCTTGTCGACTACTTTGGACAAAAAGTTTTGATGTTTGGTATTTTAATTCTAAGTTCAATTTGTTCAACTGTGCTATATTGGACAAATGCACCTTTACAAATAGCTATATTGATATCTTGTTCTTGCGCATTGCTGCAGGCCGCACTATGTCTACAGCAAAATATCTTTGTTAGATTTTTTCCTACTAAATTAAG GGCTCTTGCAGTgtcgattataataatgattggaCGTGTAGGGTCATTGACCGGTAACATCATTTTTccgattttattaaatgtggGGTGTATGGCACCATTTATATTGTCAGCTGTTATACCTCtag GTATAGcgattcttgtttattttttgccaAATGTAAGTAAGGACAACAAAGTCACAGGAGATAAATga